One window from the genome of Salvia miltiorrhiza cultivar Shanhuang (shh) chromosome 7, IMPLAD_Smil_shh, whole genome shotgun sequence encodes:
- the LOC130994381 gene encoding putative late blight resistance protein homolog R1B-17: MAAYAALASLLNNIQQMMSDPRLSTSFHNNQIRSLEEKASLLLDFIETYNYVGGVRQEAQDIESLIASAAHTAEDMIESHIVNQLLPLSAHDREAALSFSLYQQNEGAIEEKNEAAVGDVGQFHGGSNQSIEELAPHVAGDGYLDYLWQIIEDMDAIIEKANELKEKHRFTEEHSTPPLTLTQTREETAMVGFRDELFQLLDELTGHRSNLHIISIVGMGGMGKTTLAKNIYTNKLIIDRFDIRAWATVSQQYNAQQILDQLLSNKDNSSDKDVDKLGEQLHKTLFGRRYLITLDDIWSVEAWDEVRRFFPDNGNGSRIVLTTRLSDVANNCGSSCFRKNLLDENESWELFCKKAFQNEDCPTELVEVGRKIVKLCKGLALSIVVIGGSLLMSPRTLRYWENFAEDIESSPNSKEKEESLDILFSSYNHLPPHLKPCFLHIGVLKSINYANLSIFRIIQLWVSEGFLKSNRGQVLEEIAEDYFKDLIDRNLILVSKRSKNGKMKCCDIHDLLRDLCLKEAGQQGLFHVITGGPVLGTERRLVYNNTSRGRETAILPLARTIMECEFHKETYKHRLLRVLDINNHGSVKKSLRCVNLRYLALRNLDNQDVLKLPSSISLVWNLHALILWKFMWNLLRVVAPIEIWEMRQLRHIECHRIYVPHPDRQDDLLVLENFQTLRNAVNFKLSEDVCKIIPNIKKLHLVYDRELVGYDDSLIECLYNLGRLYKLESLKLCSDIRWGHMYDKLNEIFTFPSSLNKLSLTHFSFHWDDLSVIGSLPLLEVLNLEVNYVRKGSTWSPVDGQFQRLKFLKIEFCDLTCWNADSCHFPILEKLVLCGLKLEEIPWGIGEISTLKLIRVNCCSKSAAISALKIKAEQLECEDNDDLQIQVDVLNTEWSSFMAMVETEGFTLLNNVQCNVFPFFGISFS; encoded by the coding sequence ATGGCAGCTTATGCAGCTCTGGCTTCTCTCTTGAACAATATTCAGCAGATGATGAGCGATCCTcgtctttccacttctttccaCAACAATCAGATCCGATCTCTTGAGGAAAAGGCTTCTTTGTTGCTTGATTTCATAGAGACCTATAACTATGTTGGTGGAGTTAGACAAGAAGCACAAGATATTGAAAGCCTAATCGCATCTGCAGCTCATACGGCTGAGGATATGATTGAATCTCACATCGTCAATCAACTCCTTCCTCTTTCAGCTCATGATCGCGAAGCAGCTTTGAGTTTTTCTTTGTATCAACAGAACGAAGGggcaattgaagagaaaaatgAAGCTGCAGTTGGAGATGTGGGTCAATTTCATGGTGGATCCAACCAATCAATTGAAGAACTTGCACCTCATGTGGCTGGAGATGGATACTTGGACTATCTGTGGCAGATAATTGAAGACATGGATGCTATCATCGAAAAGGCCAATGAGTTGAAGGAGAAACACAGATTCACAGAGGAGCATTCAACACCTCCTCTTACTCTTACTCAGACCAGGGAAGAAACTGCTATGGTGGGATTTCGTGATGAGTTGTTTCAGCTTCTCGACGAGCTCACCGGTCATCGATCCAATCTGCATATCATCTCAATCGTGGGTATGGGCGGCATGGGTAAGACTACTCTTGCCAAAAATATTTATACTAATAAACTCATCATCGATCGCTTTGATATTCGCGCTTGGGCCACCGTATCTCAGCAATACAATGCTCAACAAATCCTTGACCAACTTCTTTCTAACAAAGACAACTCCTCCGATAAAGATGTAGATAAATTAGGAGAACAATTACACAAAACTTTATTTGGTAGAAGATATTTGATCACATTGGATGACATATGGAGTGTTGAAGCTTGGGATGAAGTGAGGCGTTTCTTTCCCGATAACGGAAATGGAAGCCGGATTGTTCTAACTACTAGGTTGTCTGATGTGGCTAACAATTGTGGCTCTTCTTGCTTTCGAAAGAATCTTCTAGATGAGAATGAAAGTTGGGAATTATTCTGTAAGAAGGCATTCCAAAATGAAGATTGCCCTACTGAACTTGTGGAAGTTGGAAGGAAGATTGTTAAATTATGCAAAGGACTAGCATTGTCCATTGTTGTGATTGGTGGGAGTCTTCTAATGTCTCCTAGGACTCTAAGATACTGGGAGAATTTTGCCGAAGATATAGAATCAAGTCCCAATTCAAAAGAGAAGGAAGAAAGCTTAGATATATTGTTTTCAAGTTATAACCACTTGCCTCCTCATCTAAAGCCTTGCTTTCTTCATATTGGAGTTCTCAAAAGTATTAATTATGCAAACCTCAGTATCTTCAGAATCATCCAACTTTGGGTTTCAGAGGGATTTTTGAAATCAAATAGAGGCCAAGTTTTAGAAGAGATTGCAGAGGATTACTTCAAGGATCTTATTGATAGAAATCTGATATTAGTTAGCAAACGAAGTAAAAATGGGAAGATGAAATGTTGTGATATTCATGATCTTTTAAGGGACCTATGCTTAAAAGAAGCTGGGCAACAAGGGCTTTTTCATGTAATCACTGGAGGCCCTGTGCTAGGCACAGAACGTCGCCTCGTATATAACAATACTTCCCGGGGTAGAGAAACCGCCATACTTCCACTTGCACGCACTATCATGGAATGTGAATTCCACAAGGAGACTTATAAACATAGACTGTTGAGAGTTTTGGACATAAATAATCACGGGTCAGTTAAAAAATCATTAAGGTGTGTTAACCTGCGCTACCTTGCTTTGCGAAACCTTGATAACCAGGACGTTTTGAAGCTTCCTAGTTCAATATCCTTGGTATGGAATCTACATGCTTTAATACTTTGGAAATTTATGTGGAATCTTTTGAGAGTTGTTGCACCAATTGAAATTTGGGAGATGCGACAACTTAGGCACATTGAGTGTCATCGAATTTATGTTCCTCATCCCGACAGACAAGATGACTTGTTAGTGTTGGAAAATTTTCAGACACTTAGGAATGCAGTGAATTTCAAGTTGAGTGAGGATGTGTGCAAGATCATTCCCAACATCAAGAAACTGCATCTGGTTTATGACCGTGAGTTGGTAGGATACGATGATAGTTTGATTGAGTGTTTGTACAATCTTGGTCGGTTGTATAAACTTGAATCACTCAAGTTGTGTAGCGACATTAGGTGGGGGCACATGTATGATAAGCTGAATGAGATATTCACATTTCCCAGTTCGCTAAACAAGTTGTCCTTGACTCATTTCTCATTTCATTGGGATGATCTGTCGGTGATTGGCTCGTTGCCCCTACTCGAAGTTCTCAACCTAGAAGTTAACTATGTCAGGAAGGGAAGCACGTGGAGTCCCGTTGACGGGCAATTTCAACGCCTCAAGTTCTTGAAAATCGAGTTCTGTGATCTGACATGTTGGAATGCAGACAGCTGTCATTTCCCAATTCTGGAGAAGCTTGTTCTTTGTGGTCTTAAGTTGGAAGAGATCCCATGGGGTATCGGTGAGATATCAACACTCAAACTTATTCGTGTGAATTGTTGCAGTAAGTCTGCCGCGATTTCAGCTTTGAAAATAAAAGCCGAGCAGCTCGAGTGTGAGGACAATGATGACCTTCAAATCCAAGTTGATGTGCTTAATACTGAATGGAGTAGCTTCATGGCTATGGTGGAAACAGAGGGCTTCACATTACTCAATAATGTTCAATGTAATGTATTTCCTTTTTTCGGCATTTCGTTTTCCTGA